A genomic window from Winogradskyella sp. J14-2 includes:
- a CDS encoding acetyl-CoA C-acyltransferase, which yields MNKDVVIVSAVRTPIGSFLGNLSSVPAPKLGAAAIKGALEKINLKPEMVDEVLMGNVVQAGTGQAPARQAAIFAGIPNTVPCTTINKVCSSGMKAVMQAAQAISLGDADVIVAGGMENMSAIPHYYHARSATKFGPATLVDGMQKDGLVDAYDNNAMGVCADACAVEYSFSREDQDKFAIQSYERSKAAWDAGKFNDEVIPVEVPQRRGDAIVVDKDEEYTNVKMEKIPALRPAFTKDGTVTAANASTINDGAAALVLMSKDKAEELGLKPLATIKSYADAAQEPEWFTTAPAKALPKALAKANVELSDVDFFEFNEAFSVVGLANMKILGLSDDKVNVNGGAVSLGHPLGCSGARILVTLLNVLQQNDAKIGAAAICNGGGGASAMVLERS from the coding sequence ATGAACAAGGACGTAGTAATTGTATCTGCCGTTAGAACACCTATAGGAAGTTTTTTAGGAAATTTATCTAGTGTACCAGCCCCTAAACTCGGAGCTGCAGCTATTAAAGGAGCATTAGAAAAGATAAATCTAAAACCAGAAATGGTAGATGAAGTACTAATGGGTAATGTAGTGCAAGCTGGTACAGGACAAGCACCAGCAAGACAAGCGGCTATTTTTGCTGGTATTCCAAATACCGTTCCTTGTACAACGATAAATAAAGTGTGTTCTTCTGGTATGAAAGCTGTAATGCAAGCTGCCCAAGCCATTAGTCTTGGCGATGCTGATGTTATAGTTGCTGGGGGAATGGAAAATATGAGTGCTATACCACACTATTATCATGCTCGTAGTGCTACAAAGTTTGGTCCTGCCACTTTAGTAGATGGCATGCAAAAAGATGGATTAGTTGATGCATACGATAACAATGCTATGGGTGTTTGTGCTGACGCTTGTGCTGTAGAGTACAGCTTTAGCAGAGAGGACCAAGATAAATTTGCAATACAGTCTTATGAGCGCTCTAAAGCTGCTTGGGATGCTGGTAAGTTTAATGATGAAGTTATTCCTGTTGAAGTTCCTCAACGTCGAGGTGATGCTATAGTTGTTGATAAAGATGAAGAATATACTAACGTGAAAATGGAAAAAATTCCAGCCTTGCGTCCTGCCTTTACTAAAGATGGTACAGTAACGGCTGCTAATGCTTCAACTATTAATGATGGTGCAGCGGCTTTAGTACTTATGAGTAAAGATAAAGCTGAAGAATTAGGTTTAAAACCGCTTGCGACTATAAAAAGTTATGCAGACGCAGCCCAAGAACCAGAGTGGTTTACTACTGCTCCTGCAAAAGCATTACCAAAAGCATTAGCAAAAGCCAATGTAGAATTAAGTGATGTAGATTTCTTTGAATTTAATGAAGCGTTTTCTGTTGTTGGCTTAGCTAATATGAAAATTTTAGGGTTATCTGACGATAAAGTTAACGTAAATGGTGGTGCAGTTTCTTTAGGCCATCCACTTGGCTGTTCTGGCGCCCGAATCTTAGTAACATTATTAAATGTCTTACAACAAAACGATGCAAAAATTGGTGCAGCTGCTATTTGTAATGGTGGTGGTGGTGCTTCGGCTATGGTATTAGAACGTTCTTAA
- a CDS encoding C40 family peptidase yields MQYGVCNLGIVPIRLEPTDTSEMVTQALYGDFFKVLEQRKKWSRIRFAYDKYEGWIDNKQYVEIEEEQYNQLDNSDVFLSKDLIQYVSDTSNSLYPIPLGSDLNCLSLLNQKFEGNKISGKSKKTNIIETAFLYLNAPYLWGGKSPFGIDCSGFTQMVYKLNGYHLLRDASQQSTQGTALSFIEESEPGDLAFFDNAEGDIIHVGIIMKDNYIIHAHGKVRIDRLDHSGIYNIDKNTHTHRLRVIKKII; encoded by the coding sequence ATGCAATACGGAGTTTGCAATCTAGGTATTGTACCTATTCGATTAGAGCCTACTGATACTAGTGAAATGGTAACTCAGGCATTGTATGGTGACTTTTTTAAAGTGCTAGAACAGCGTAAAAAATGGAGTCGTATTCGTTTTGCATATGATAAATATGAGGGTTGGATTGATAATAAGCAATATGTTGAAATAGAAGAAGAGCAATACAACCAATTGGATAATTCTGATGTTTTTCTATCAAAAGATTTAATACAATATGTCTCAGACACATCAAATAGTTTATATCCTATTCCATTAGGCTCTGACCTAAACTGCCTGAGTCTATTAAATCAAAAGTTTGAAGGCAATAAAATTTCTGGTAAAAGCAAAAAAACTAATATTATAGAGACCGCTTTCTTGTATCTCAATGCGCCGTATCTGTGGGGAGGAAAATCTCCATTTGGCATCGATTGTTCTGGCTTTACCCAGATGGTCTATAAACTCAATGGGTATCATTTACTGCGAGATGCATCACAACAATCGACACAAGGAACTGCATTGAGTTTTATAGAAGAAAGTGAACCGGGAGATTTAGCCTTTTTTGATAATGCCGAAGGAGATATTATTCATGTAGGAATTATTATGAAAGATAACTATATTATACATGCTCATGGTAAAGTTAGAATTGATCGTTTAGACCACAGTGGTATTTATAATATTGACAAAAACACGCATACACACAGACTACGTGTCATCAAAAAAATCATTTAA
- a CDS encoding tetratricopeptide repeat protein — protein sequence MKKLMTLVLIFTVTTMSFAQKDEVKAIEKALKNSNFADAKSAVAAAEGLMSNMDDKMKAKFLFLKAQALYANGAASDSDIDKAISTLGELKSHESSIGKLRYTEDANEMKTEIYNSFLKKANEAFNSKDLGVASKAYANIYKISPKDTVYLYNAALLAAQNNDYNTSLEYFIELKNLGFTGIKMNYVATNKETGGEEFFPEKSNRDFAVKTLKTHIKPEDRLEESKRANIVKNIAFIYVSQGNNEKALGAIKDARDEFPEDNNLILTEATIQIKVGNNEKAFELFREALKKEPDNPDLNYNVGITAMEVEQYDVAKSAFEQTLKLKPDYANAALNLSFLEVNKGNAMNDEMNTLGNSAADNKRYDELKSQKNDLFKAGAEILEKFVANNPNLNNADIYNQLANIYSALGEMDKYKTYKEMAKSNGSDN from the coding sequence ATGAAAAAATTAATGACATTAGTGCTGATTTTTACTGTTACTACTATGTCTTTTGCCCAAAAGGATGAGGTAAAGGCTATAGAGAAAGCACTAAAAAATTCAAATTTTGCTGATGCCAAATCTGCTGTAGCAGCAGCAGAAGGATTGATGAGTAACATGGATGACAAGATGAAAGCTAAGTTTTTATTCCTAAAGGCGCAGGCACTTTATGCAAATGGAGCTGCATCAGATAGCGATATAGATAAAGCAATATCTACTTTAGGCGAACTAAAAAGCCATGAATCCTCTATTGGAAAGTTGCGTTACACAGAAGATGCCAATGAAATGAAGACCGAAATTTATAATTCTTTTCTAAAAAAAGCCAACGAAGCCTTTAACAGTAAAGATTTAGGAGTAGCGTCAAAAGCATATGCCAATATTTATAAAATATCTCCAAAAGATACTGTTTACCTATACAATGCGGCTTTATTAGCAGCTCAGAATAACGATTACAACACATCTTTAGAATATTTTATTGAGCTAAAAAATTTAGGGTTTACAGGTATAAAAATGAATTATGTAGCTACAAACAAAGAGACTGGTGGCGAAGAATTTTTCCCTGAAAAATCCAATAGAGACTTCGCTGTAAAGACATTGAAAACTCATATTAAGCCAGAGGACAGATTAGAAGAATCTAAACGCGCTAATATTGTAAAGAATATAGCGTTCATCTATGTATCTCAAGGAAATAACGAAAAAGCACTTGGTGCAATTAAAGATGCCAGAGACGAGTTTCCTGAGGATAATAACTTAATTTTAACTGAAGCTACAATTCAGATTAAGGTTGGAAATAACGAAAAAGCTTTTGAGCTATTTAGAGAGGCATTGAAAAAAGAACCAGACAATCCAGACCTTAACTACAACGTTGGTATTACCGCTATGGAAGTTGAGCAGTATGATGTTGCAAAATCTGCATTTGAACAAACCCTTAAACTTAAACCAGATTATGCTAACGCAGCATTAAATCTTTCATTTTTAGAGGTTAATAAGGGTAATGCTATGAATGACGAAATGAATACTTTAGGGAATTCTGCTGCAGACAATAAACGTTACGATGAACTTAAATCACAAAAAAATGATTTGTTTAAAGCAGGTGCAGAGATTTTAGAGAAATTTGTAGCAAATAATCCCAACCTAAACAATGCTGATATATATAACCAACTGGCAAATATCTATAGCGCATTGGGTGAAATGGATAAGTACAAAACTTATAAAGAGATGGCTAAATCTAACGGATCAGATAATTAA
- the gyrA gene encoding DNA gyrase subunit A, translated as MAEGEKLIPINIEDEMKSAYIDYSMSVIVSRALPDVRDGLKPVHRRVLYGMHELGVRANTAHKKSARIVGEVLGKYHPHGDTSVYDTMVRMAQEWSLRYMLIDGQGNFGSVDGDSPAAMRYTEARMQKISEEMLADIDKETVDHKLNFDDTLEEPTVLPTRIPGLLVNGASGIAVGMATNMPPHNLTEVVNGTIAYIDNTDIDVDELMQHIKAPDFPTGGTIYGYDGVKEAFHTGRGRIVMRGKANIEEVNGRECIIVNEIPYQVNKADMIKKTADLINDKKLEGISTIRDESDRKGMRIVYVLKRDAIPNIVLNKLYKYTALQSSFSVNNIALVKGRPQLLNLKDLIHYFVEHRHEVVVRRTRYELRKAEERAHILEGLIIASDNIDEVIALIRASANAEEAREKLIARFELTEIQAKAIVEMRLRQLTGLEQDKLRAEYEELMKTIEDLKDILDKKERRMDIIKQELEVIRDKYGDERRSIIEYAGGDLSIEDMIPDEKVVITISHAGYIKRTSLTEYKTQHRGGVGQKASTTRNEDFLEHLFVGTNHQYMLFFTQKGKCFWMRVYEIPEGSKTSKGRAIQNLINIEQDDKVMAFICTQDLKDEEYINSHYVIMATKKGQVKKTSLEQYSRPRTNGINAITIKEDDELLEAKLTTGESQVMLALRSGKAIRFEEAKTRPMGRNASGVRGITLANDNDEVIGMIAVDDFESNILVVSENGYGKRSSLDDYRITNRGGKGVKTISITEKTGNLVAIKNVSDEDDLMIINKSGIAIRMEVADLRVMGRATQGVKLINLKGNDSIAAVAKVMKDDEDETAGELEIENPEDQTTNEDGTAIDTNETEN; from the coding sequence ATGGCAGAAGGAGAAAAACTCATTCCGATTAACATTGAAGATGAAATGAAATCAGCCTACATTGATTATTCAATGTCGGTCATTGTGTCACGTGCGTTACCAGATGTAAGAGATGGCTTAAAACCTGTTCATAGACGTGTACTTTACGGTATGCACGAGCTAGGTGTTAGAGCAAACACAGCCCACAAAAAATCAGCAAGAATTGTAGGTGAGGTATTGGGTAAATACCATCCACATGGCGATACTTCGGTTTACGATACAATGGTACGTATGGCTCAGGAATGGAGTTTGCGATACATGCTAATAGATGGTCAAGGTAACTTTGGGTCTGTAGATGGTGATAGTCCGGCAGCAATGCGTTACACTGAGGCCAGAATGCAGAAAATATCTGAAGAAATGTTGGCAGATATAGATAAGGAAACAGTTGACCATAAACTAAATTTTGATGATACCTTAGAAGAACCAACAGTGTTGCCTACACGTATACCTGGTTTATTAGTTAATGGTGCTTCTGGTATAGCCGTTGGTATGGCAACCAATATGCCACCTCACAACCTAACCGAAGTTGTAAATGGTACTATTGCTTATATAGATAACACAGATATTGACGTTGATGAATTGATGCAGCATATTAAAGCACCAGATTTTCCTACTGGTGGGACTATCTATGGTTATGATGGAGTAAAGGAAGCATTTCACACTGGTCGTGGTAGAATAGTAATGCGAGGTAAAGCCAACATCGAGGAAGTAAACGGTAGAGAATGCATCATTGTTAATGAGATACCATATCAAGTCAACAAGGCAGACATGATTAAGAAAACTGCCGATTTAATTAATGATAAAAAACTAGAAGGTATTTCTACCATAAGAGATGAGTCTGACAGGAAGGGAATGCGTATCGTTTACGTTTTAAAACGCGATGCTATTCCAAATATAGTACTTAACAAGTTATACAAGTACACAGCGTTACAGTCTTCTTTTAGTGTAAATAATATTGCCTTAGTAAAAGGTCGCCCTCAACTTTTAAATCTTAAGGATTTAATTCACTATTTCGTAGAACACAGACACGAGGTAGTAGTAAGGCGCACAAGATACGAATTGCGTAAAGCAGAAGAGCGAGCCCACATTTTAGAAGGGTTAATTATAGCTTCAGATAATATCGATGAAGTTATTGCACTTATAAGAGCATCTGCAAATGCTGAAGAAGCTAGAGAAAAATTGATAGCTCGTTTTGAGCTTACCGAAATACAAGCTAAGGCTATCGTAGAAATGCGATTACGTCAGTTAACGGGTCTAGAACAAGACAAGTTAAGAGCAGAGTATGAAGAGTTAATGAAAACCATAGAAGACCTTAAAGATATCCTAGATAAAAAAGAGCGTCGAATGGATATTATTAAGCAAGAACTAGAAGTTATAAGAGATAAGTATGGTGACGAGCGTCGATCTATAATAGAATATGCTGGAGGGGATTTGAGTATTGAAGATATGATTCCAGATGAAAAAGTTGTAATTACCATATCTCATGCCGGATACATTAAACGTACCTCACTTACTGAATACAAAACACAACATAGAGGCGGTGTAGGTCAGAAAGCTTCAACGACGCGTAATGAAGATTTTTTAGAGCATCTATTTGTTGGCACTAATCATCAGTATATGCTGTTCTTCACCCAAAAAGGGAAGTGTTTCTGGATGCGTGTTTATGAAATACCAGAGGGCTCTAAAACTTCAAAAGGTAGAGCAATTCAAAACCTCATCAATATAGAACAAGACGATAAAGTAATGGCGTTTATCTGTACTCAAGATCTTAAAGATGAAGAATATATAAACAGTCATTATGTCATAATGGCTACGAAAAAAGGTCAGGTTAAGAAAACATCCTTAGAACAATACTCTAGACCACGTACCAATGGTATTAACGCTATTACCATTAAAGAAGATGATGAATTGCTAGAAGCTAAGCTAACCACAGGCGAAAGTCAGGTAATGCTAGCGCTAAGGTCTGGTAAAGCCATTCGTTTTGAAGAAGCAAAAACAAGACCAATGGGCCGTAATGCATCAGGTGTTAGAGGTATCACTTTAGCAAATGATAACGATGAGGTAATAGGTATGATCGCTGTAGATGATTTTGAAAGCAATATCTTAGTAGTCTCAGAAAACGGATATGGCAAACGCTCTAGCTTAGACGATTATAGAATTACCAACAGAGGCGGAAAGGGTGTGAAAACCATTTCTATCACAGAAAAAACAGGTAATTTAGTAGCCATAAAAAATGTTTCAGACGAGGATGATTTAATGATTATTAATAAATCTGGAATTGCAATTCGTATGGAAGTTGCCGATTTACGCGTAATGGGAAGAGCTACACAAGGTGTAAAACTCATTAATTTAAAGGGCAACGACTCCATAGCGGCAGTAGCAAAAGTTATGAAGGATGATGAAGACGAAACTGCTGGTGAATTAGAGATAGAAAACCCAGAAGACCAAACAACAAACGAAGATGGCACGGCTATTGATACTAATGAAACCGAAAACTAA
- a CDS encoding ATP-dependent Clp protease ATP-binding subunit, with the protein MDDNFSPRVKDVIAFSKEEALRLGHDFIGTEHLMLGLLRDGNGKAIDILSALDVDLNHLRRKVEILSPANPNIAATSNEKKNLHLTRQAERALKTTFLEAKLFQSTSINTAHLLLCILRNENDPTTKLLNKLKVDYDNVKDEFKSMITSEDDYLDEPKAESYSDDDINEEDDAKQTPFGGSQSNKTNKKSKTPVLDNFGRDLTILAEEGKLDPVVGREKEIQRVSQILSRRKKNNPLLIGEPGVGKSAIAEGLALRIVKRKVSRTLFNKRVVTLDLASLVAGTKYRGQFEERMKAVMNELEKNDDIILFIDEIHTIVGAGGATGSLDASNMFKPALARGEIQCIGATTLDEYRQYIEKDGALERRFQKVIVEPTSVEETIEILNNIKGKYEEHHNVDYTPEAIEACVKLTNRYMTERFLPDKAIDALDEAGSRVHITNIDVPKQIIELEKQLEEVKETKNSVVKKQKYEEAAKLRDDEKRLEKELATAQEKWEEETKQHREIVTEDNVADVISMMTGIPVNKIAQTELNKLAKLPELIKGRVIGQDTAVAKIVKAIQRNRAGLKDPNKPIGSFIFLGQTGVGKTQLAKVLASELFDSNDALVRIDMSEYMEKFAVSRLIGAPPGYVGYEEGGQLTEKIRRKPYAVVLLDEIEKAHPDVFNMLLQVLDDGYLTDSLGRKIDFRNTIIIMTSNIGARKLKDFGTGVGFGTSAREAQESEYAKGVIENALKKAFAPEFLNRIDDVIVFNALEKEDINKIIDIELIKLVKRIKEIGYNLVLTDKAKDYIADKGFDKQYGARPLNRAIQKYVEDALAEEIINSKIQEGDTITMDLDTKKDELKIKVKSSSKPTES; encoded by the coding sequence ATGGATGATAATTTTTCCCCAAGAGTTAAAGATGTTATAGCGTTTAGCAAAGAAGAAGCTTTGCGGTTAGGACACGATTTTATTGGTACGGAGCACTTAATGCTAGGCCTTCTTAGGGATGGTAACGGAAAAGCTATTGATATTTTGAGCGCCTTAGATGTTGACCTAAACCACCTGAGACGTAAAGTCGAAATCTTAAGTCCGGCTAACCCTAATATTGCGGCAACCTCTAACGAAAAGAAAAACTTGCACCTCACAAGGCAAGCTGAACGTGCCTTAAAAACAACATTTTTAGAAGCAAAGTTGTTTCAAAGCACCTCAATAAACACAGCACATTTATTATTGTGTATACTAAGAAATGAAAATGACCCAACTACTAAGTTATTAAATAAACTTAAAGTTGATTATGATAATGTAAAAGACGAATTTAAATCTATGATTACAAGTGAAGATGATTACCTAGATGAACCAAAAGCAGAATCATACTCTGATGACGATATTAATGAAGAAGACGATGCCAAACAAACCCCTTTTGGCGGAAGTCAATCTAACAAAACAAATAAAAAATCTAAAACCCCTGTTTTAGATAACTTTGGTAGAGACCTAACCATCCTTGCAGAAGAAGGGAAATTAGACCCTGTAGTAGGTCGTGAAAAAGAAATACAACGTGTGTCACAAATATTAAGCAGACGTAAAAAAAATAATCCGCTTTTAATTGGTGAACCTGGTGTTGGTAAATCTGCCATTGCCGAAGGATTAGCACTACGAATTGTTAAGCGTAAAGTATCCAGAACACTATTTAATAAACGTGTTGTTACATTAGACCTTGCAAGTTTAGTCGCTGGCACAAAGTACAGAGGACAATTTGAAGAGCGTATGAAAGCCGTAATGAATGAACTTGAAAAAAACGATGATATTATTCTGTTTATTGATGAGATTCATACTATTGTAGGTGCAGGTGGAGCTACAGGAAGTTTAGATGCTTCTAATATGTTTAAACCTGCTCTAGCAAGAGGCGAAATTCAATGCATAGGTGCAACCACCTTAGATGAGTACAGACAATATATTGAAAAAGATGGTGCTCTAGAACGTCGTTTTCAAAAAGTAATTGTGGAACCTACCTCGGTAGAAGAAACCATAGAAATACTCAATAATATTAAAGGCAAATACGAAGAGCATCATAATGTAGACTATACTCCTGAAGCTATTGAGGCTTGTGTAAAGTTAACAAATAGATACATGACAGAGCGTTTCTTACCAGATAAGGCTATCGATGCTTTGGATGAAGCAGGTTCTAGAGTGCACATAACAAATATTGATGTTCCAAAACAAATTATTGAATTAGAAAAACAACTTGAAGAGGTCAAGGAAACTAAAAACAGTGTTGTTAAGAAGCAAAAGTACGAAGAAGCTGCTAAACTAAGAGATGACGAAAAACGACTTGAAAAAGAGTTAGCAACCGCTCAAGAAAAATGGGAAGAAGAAACTAAACAACATAGAGAAATAGTAACAGAAGACAATGTTGCCGACGTTATTTCTATGATGACAGGTATACCTGTAAATAAGATAGCGCAAACTGAACTAAATAAATTAGCAAAACTCCCCGAACTCATCAAAGGACGTGTCATTGGGCAAGATACCGCTGTTGCTAAGATAGTAAAAGCAATTCAGCGCAACAGGGCTGGTCTTAAAGATCCAAATAAACCTATCGGTTCTTTTATCTTTTTAGGGCAGACTGGTGTTGGTAAAACTCAACTAGCCAAAGTTTTAGCCAGCGAATTATTTGACAGTAATGATGCTCTTGTACGCATAGATATGAGTGAATATATGGAAAAATTTGCTGTATCTAGACTTATTGGTGCACCTCCTGGATATGTTGGTTACGAAGAAGGCGGTCAGCTTACAGAAAAGATTAGACGCAAGCCTTACGCTGTTGTCCTCTTGGATGAAATTGAAAAAGCACATCCAGATGTTTTCAATATGCTTTTACAAGTTTTAGATGATGGTTATTTGACTGACAGCCTTGGTCGCAAAATCGATTTTAGAAATACCATAATTATTATGACATCTAATATAGGTGCCCGTAAGCTTAAAGATTTTGGTACTGGTGTTGGTTTTGGTACTTCTGCCAGAGAAGCCCAAGAGTCAGAATATGCTAAAGGTGTTATAGAAAACGCTCTTAAAAAAGCCTTTGCGCCCGAGTTTTTAAACAGAATTGACGATGTTATTGTATTTAATGCTCTAGAAAAAGAAGACATTAATAAAATCATTGATATAGAGCTTATTAAGCTTGTAAAACGTATTAAAGAGATAGGCTATAATTTAGTGCTTACTGATAAAGCAAAGGACTATATTGCTGACAAAGGTTTTGATAAACAATATGGTGCAAGACCATTGAACAGAGCAATTCAAAAGTATGTTGAAGACGCATTGGCTGAAGAAATCATTAATTCTAAAATACAAGAAGGTGATACAATAACAATGGATTTAGATACCAAAAAAGATGAGCTAAAAATTAAAGTTAAGAGCTCTAGTAAACCTACCGAATCTTAA
- the hutH gene encoding histidine ammonia-lyase, whose amino-acid sequence MNNYHIISSDALDIVTIYNIFKDNKKLKLSEDSITKIKACKSYLDNKLANNKKPMYGINTGFGSLYNVKISDKDLTKLQENLVMSHACGTGDRVPESIVKVMLLLKIQSLSYGHSGVQLKTVERLIDFFNNDIFPFVFTQGSLGASGDLAPLAHLALPLLGKGSVVHGGENYEASELLEKFNWQPIKLEAKEGLALLNGTQFMSAYGVYLLLMSHKTSYLADIISAISLDAFDGRLDPFHDLVHDVRPHPGQRKVAKRFNELLKGSELINREKEHVQDPYSFRCIPQVHGATKDTLDFVEKVILTEINAVTDNPNIFSDEDLIISGGNFHGQPLALALDYLKIAMAEIGNISERRIFQLVSGLRGLPAFLVDNPGLNSGFMIPQYTAASIVSANKQLASPASIDSIVSSNGQEDHVSMGANAATQAYNLIRNVERVIAIELMNASQALEFRRPMKTSPLLESFLEHYRKVVPFIKEDEVLHDDIEASIQFLKDVDIEVEELFLNNYDVEKH is encoded by the coding sequence ATGAATAACTATCATATTATTTCGTCTGATGCACTAGACATTGTGACGATATACAACATTTTTAAGGATAACAAAAAGTTAAAACTTTCAGAAGACTCTATAACAAAAATTAAGGCCTGTAAATCTTATTTAGATAACAAATTGGCCAACAACAAAAAACCGATGTATGGAATCAATACAGGTTTTGGCTCGTTATACAATGTTAAGATTTCAGATAAGGACTTAACCAAGTTGCAAGAAAATTTGGTAATGTCTCATGCTTGCGGAACAGGCGATCGTGTTCCAGAGTCTATAGTTAAAGTAATGTTATTGTTAAAAATACAATCCTTAAGCTATGGTCATAGTGGTGTGCAGCTAAAAACTGTTGAGCGATTAATAGACTTTTTTAATAATGATATTTTTCCATTTGTATTTACACAGGGCTCTTTAGGAGCTTCTGGTGATTTAGCACCTTTGGCACATCTGGCATTACCACTTTTAGGAAAAGGAAGTGTTGTCCATGGAGGTGAGAATTATGAAGCTTCAGAATTGTTAGAAAAATTTAATTGGCAACCGATAAAATTGGAAGCTAAAGAAGGCTTGGCTTTATTGAATGGAACGCAGTTTATGAGTGCTTATGGTGTGTATTTGCTCTTAATGTCTCATAAAACCTCTTATTTGGCAGATATAATCTCAGCAATATCTTTAGATGCGTTTGATGGTAGATTAGATCCTTTTCATGATTTGGTACACGATGTAAGACCACATCCAGGTCAGCGTAAAGTAGCCAAACGTTTTAACGAGCTTCTAAAAGGCAGTGAATTAATTAATAGAGAGAAAGAACACGTTCAAGATCCATACTCGTTTAGATGTATTCCGCAAGTTCATGGTGCAACAAAAGATACTTTAGATTTTGTGGAAAAAGTAATTTTGACTGAAATTAATGCGGTAACCGATAATCCAAATATTTTTTCAGATGAAGATTTAATTATTTCGGGAGGAAATTTTCACGGGCAACCTTTGGCTTTAGCTCTAGATTATTTAAAAATAGCTATGGCAGAAATAGGCAATATTTCTGAACGTAGAATATTTCAATTGGTATCGGGTTTACGAGGTTTACCAGCATTTTTAGTAGACAATCCAGGATTAAATTCAGGCTTTATGATTCCGCAATATACAGCGGCAAGTATTGTAAGTGCTAATAAGCAATTAGCATCACCGGCAAGTATAGATAGTATAGTGTCTAGTAATGGGCAAGAGGACCATGTAAGTATGGGAGCCAATGCAGCAACTCAAGCTTATAATCTTATTAGAAATGTAGAGCGTGTTATTGCTATAGAGTTGATGAATGCTTCGCAAGCATTAGAGTTTAGAAGACCCATGAAAACGTCTCCATTACTCGAGTCTTTTTTAGAGCATTATAGAAAAGTAGTGCCTTTTATAAAAGAAGACGAAGTATTACATGACGATATAGAAGCCTCTATTCAATTTTTAAAGGATGTAGATATTGAGGTAGAAGAACTGTTTTTAAATAATTATGATGTTGAAAAACATTAA